A genome region from Mercenaria mercenaria strain notata chromosome 11, MADL_Memer_1, whole genome shotgun sequence includes the following:
- the LOC123532523 gene encoding cation-dependent mannose-6-phosphate receptor-like, with protein sequence MAHSFGLTRPPSKNRRSSKLPNPIAFCVLSILIGLSDGKSCVQDGQCKCTFDDGSGTVDLSPIGRQDGTPLMQDQFAPDNYAYSFNPCYPFTEGTCVNAAACQYDSANNIYYNIGDSSKVTLSFDGLNIVGTYESDDGARSSTVTFQCDPNADPPTDTALGETSTTIYGFTVASKYACVPGGPDPGPGPGPSVEVSVSISVGSVLVIVFFAVLVVYLIAGVVFNKFVRHNTGKELMPNVTLWVAFPGLVKDGVMFVVSKVTRRGGYGKV encoded by the exons ATGGCGCATTCATTTGGCCTGACCCGTCCACCGTCCAAGAACAGGCGCAGCTCAAAACTTCCAAACCCCATTGCGTTTTGTGTATTATCCATTCTGATTGGACTAAGTGACGGAAAAAGTTGCGTCCAGGACGGTCAGTGTAAATGTACATTTGATGATGGTAGTGGCACAGTGGATTTATCACCCATAGGCAGACAAGATGGCACACCATT AATGCAAGATCAGTTTGCTCCGGACAACTATGCGTATTCTTTTAACCCCTGTTATCCTTTCACAGAAGGCACGTGTGTTAATGCCGCA GCATGCCAATATGATTCTGCTAATAATATATACTACAACATTGGAGATTCGTCTAAAGTCACTCTGTCATTTGACGGTCTTAACATAGTAGGGACTTACGAATCGGACGACGGTGCAAG GAGTTCCACAGTGACGTTTCAGTGTGACCCGAATGCCGATCCTCCAACTGACACGGCACTGGGAGAAACCAGCACGACTATTTAT GGTTTTACAGTTGCATCAAAGTATGCGTGTGTTCCAGGTGGTCCCGATCCCGGCCCAGGTCCAGGTCCATCTGTCGAAGTCTCAGTCAGCATTAGCGTTGGTTCTGTCCTCGTCATTGT ATTCTTTGCTGTGCTGGTTGTGTATCTAATAGCTGGGGTGGTGTTTAACAAGTTCGTACGTCACAATACAGGCAAAGAGCTTATGCCAAATGTGACGCTATGGGTCGCTTTCCCAGGTCTTGTTAAG gacggagttatgttcgTTGTCTCCAAGGTTACCAGACGGGGTGGTTACGGAAAAGTTTAA
- the LOC123532237 gene encoding uncharacterized protein LOC123532237: MSSRKPPRPLPGQKSIFQCFKTPNSTPDDSETSSTVPADNSLSFSDDNTKSSPKESTSSPKQFQADHCQNDGYSAGCSLGARFLDIGTIDVTRRLRMSDSMKMSTLISRFEPSRSWVKPKSTHGKSGAARRDPDLVFDTENYPYLRYSPSVNGVFCAPCFVFNSSENTLVAKPLVDWSNVSRIIGMHKKSPDHNNAMTKADKFMKICQNQEKSVVEFGSNAYRNKVEKNKKALTSIVKTIVLLGKQNIAFRGKTEEKSNFRALINYRAEVDSDLHDHLANSPKHAQYLSPSIQNEFIHICGNQISDSIVHRCQDARYFSILADESADVSNKEQFAFCLRYIEHQSSGKHVLHKDFLSFVQITETTGETLHQLLLDEIHKHSLNPNFIVGQGYDGAGNMSATPVVTVECRQDFLQNFQMQSIFTVATTV; encoded by the coding sequence ATGAGCTCCAGAAAACCTCCTCGACCTCTTCCTGGACAAAAGTccatttttcagtgttttaaaaccccaaattcTACTCCAGATGACAGTGAAACTTCATCAACTGTTCCTGCTGATAATTCTCTGTCATTTTCTGATGACAACACAAAATCTTCTCCCAAAGAGTCCACATCTTCCCCAAAACAATTTCAGGCAGATCACTGCCAGAATGATGGGTACTCAGCGGGTTGCTCCCTGGGTGCGCGGTTTCTAGACATTGGAACCATTGATGTCACAAGAAGACTCCGAATGTCTGATTCCATGAAAATGTCGACTTTAATatcaaggtttgagccttcgcGGAGTTGGGTAAAGCCTAAAAGCACTCACGGCAAAAGCGGGGCAGCTAGGCGTGAtcctgacctagtgtttgatacTGAAAACTACCCGTATTTAAGGTATAGTCCTTCAGTCAATGGTGTTTTTTGTGCACCTTGTTTTGTCTTTAATTCATCTGAAAACACTCTCGTTGCTAAGCCCCTTGTAGACTGGAGCAATGTGTCTAGGATTATAGGGATGCATAAAAAATCACCTGATCACAATAATGCAATGACTAAAGCTgacaaattcatgaaaatatgtcaaaatcaagaaaaaagtgtTGTTGAGTTTGGCTCAAACGCTTACAGAAACAAAGTCGAGAAAAATAAGAAAGCCTTGACATCTATtgttaaaacaatagttttgctGGGAAAACAAAACATAGCCTTTCGTggcaaaacagaagaaaaaagtaACTTCAGAGCTTTGATAAATTATCGCGCTGAAGTAGACAGTGATTTGCACGACCATCTAGCAAATTCTCCCAAACATGCACAGTATTTAAGCCCCTCTATTCAAAACGAATTCATACATATATGCGGCAATCAGATTTCGGACTCTATCGTGCACCGTTGCCAAGATGCGAGGTACTTTTCTATTCTTGCAGATGAATCTGCTGATGTCAGCAATAAAGAACAGTTTGCTTTTTGTCTGCGTTATATTGAACATCAGAGTTCCGGGAAGCATGTGCTCCACAaggattttctttcatttgttcagATAACAGAAACAACAGGTGAAACACTACACCAGTTGCTACTAGATGAAATACACAAACACAGCCTGAACCCAAACTTTATCGTTGGACAAGGTTACGACGGTGCTGGGAACATGTCCGCCACTCCGGTTGTCACCGTGGAGTGCAGGCAAGATTTTCTGCAAAATTTCCAAATGCAAAGTATATTCACTGTCGCAACCACCGTCTAA